A genomic region of Desulfobulbaceae bacterium DB1 contains the following coding sequences:
- a CDS encoding acyl-phosphate glycerol 3-phosphate acyltransferase: MARCRCNGNTQERNKVDYFLIILSYLVGSIPFGLLLGKLAGVDVRRDGSGNIGATNVSRLVGKKVGALTLLLDAAKGFVPMLVADGLGADGNVVMLCGGASFLGHLFPLYLKFKGGKGVATALGIFLYLSPVALLICIAAFVAAVGLSGYVSVGSLVAAGVMPVVVFLQKGTGGCFFLAIFVSLLVWLKHRDNIARLVRHEEKSWKKK, encoded by the coding sequence ATGGCTCGTTGCCGGTGCAACGGCAATACACAAGAGAGAAACAAAGTGGATTATTTTCTTATCATACTTTCATATCTGGTTGGTTCGATTCCTTTTGGTCTTCTGCTGGGAAAGCTTGCCGGGGTGGACGTCCGCAGGGACGGCAGCGGCAATATCGGCGCAACCAACGTCAGCCGCCTGGTGGGCAAAAAGGTGGGCGCGTTGACCCTGTTGCTTGACGCGGCGAAGGGATTTGTGCCGATGCTCGTCGCCGATGGTCTGGGGGCCGACGGCAATGTTGTCATGCTGTGCGGCGGCGCGTCGTTTCTCGGGCATCTTTTTCCCCTGTATCTGAAATTCAAGGGGGGAAAAGGGGTCGCCACCGCTCTCGGAATCTTTTTGTATCTCTCGCCCGTTGCGCTGCTCATCTGTATCGCTGCTTTTGTCGCGGCTGTCGGTCTTTCCGGCTATGTTTCGGTCGGATCGCTTGTGGCCGCGGGCGTCATGCCCGTTGTTGTTTTTTTGCAAAAAGGAACCGGCGGCTGCTTCTTCCTGGCGATTTTTGTCAGCCTGCTTGTCTGGCTGAAGCATCGTGACAATATTGCCCGGCTTGTCCGCCATGAAGAAAAAAGCTGGAAAAAGAAGTGA
- a CDS encoding tRNA-specific adenosine deaminase produces MNPNFMQEAIRLSKEKSLQGDGGPFGAVIVKDGKIIARGWNQVLKKNDPTCHAEMVAIRKACRRLGNYSLAGCVIYVNCEPCPMCLSALYWAGVEKIYFAATRRDAAGLGFVDEFLYQELLLPPENRKMPMHQVMREQAIAVFSQWDNFANKIIY; encoded by the coding sequence ATGAATCCGAACTTCATGCAGGAGGCAATCAGGCTCTCCAAAGAAAAATCCCTGCAGGGAGATGGGGGCCCATTCGGGGCCGTCATCGTCAAGGATGGAAAAATTATCGCCCGGGGCTGGAATCAGGTGCTGAAAAAAAATGACCCCACCTGTCATGCGGAAATGGTGGCCATCCGCAAGGCATGCCGGCGATTAGGCAATTACAGCCTGGCGGGATGCGTTATCTATGTCAACTGCGAACCCTGCCCCATGTGCCTTTCCGCCCTGTACTGGGCAGGAGTTGAAAAAATCTATTTCGCCGCCACTCGCCGGGATGCGGCAGGCCTCGGATTCGTCGATGAATTTCTTTACCAGGAACTCCTGCTTCCTCCCGAGAATAGAAAGATGCCCATGCACCAGGTGATGCGCGAACAGGCAATAGCCGTTTTCAGCCAGTGGGATAATTTCGCAAACAAAATCATCTATTAA
- a CDS encoding phosphohydrolase encodes MKCPGQDSRYWEGEAIFEVKCPKCAHAIEFFKDDSSRKCSGCGHRMLNPKIDFGCAAYCPYAEQCLGTLPDEIKSSAGQSLKERVAVAMKRYFGTDFKRIGHAGKVAYYAEEINRSEQGDPAVVLIAAYLHDIGIKEAERKFNSSSPRYQHQEGPPVAREILTSLQAEPGLIDEVCDIIGHHHLPRAEETTNFKVLYDADLIVNLDEKQREKTSPAAHLQKIIEKSFLTTAGRKIAADVLLKK; translated from the coding sequence ATGAAATGCCCGGGACAAGACAGCCGTTATTGGGAAGGCGAGGCCATTTTTGAGGTAAAATGCCCCAAATGCGCTCACGCCATTGAGTTTTTCAAGGATGATTCAAGCAGAAAATGTTCGGGTTGCGGCCACCGCATGTTGAACCCCAAAATAGATTTCGGCTGCGCGGCTTACTGCCCATACGCCGAACAATGCCTGGGGACGCTTCCCGATGAGATCAAATCCTCCGCCGGCCAGTCCTTAAAAGAGCGGGTGGCGGTCGCCATGAAACGTTATTTCGGCACCGATTTCAAACGAATCGGCCATGCCGGCAAAGTGGCCTATTATGCCGAAGAAATAAATCGCTCCGAACAAGGCGACCCGGCGGTTGTCCTCATCGCCGCCTACCTGCATGATATCGGCATCAAAGAGGCGGAACGGAAATTCAACAGCAGCTCCCCCCGCTATCAGCATCAGGAAGGCCCCCCTGTTGCCAGGGAAATCCTGACAAGCCTGCAGGCGGAGCCTGGACTGATTGACGAGGTATGCGACATCATCGGCCACCATCACTTGCCGCGGGCCGAGGAAACAACCAACTTCAAAGTATTGTATGATGCTGATCTCATTGTGAATCTTGATGAGAAACAAAGGGAGAAGACTTCCCCGGCCGCTCATCTGCAAAAGATTATAGAAAAATCATTCCTCACCACGGCCGGTAGAAAAATCGCCGCCGATGTTCTTCTTAAAAAATAA
- a CDS encoding 4Fe-4S ferredoxin gives MKIKRKIIEIDEELCNGCGQCVTGCAEGALEIIGGKARLVAEKYCDGLGACIGECPTGALQIIERTADDFDEKAVEEFLKEKERPEKKKSSPTCSCPSATLQSFTPQNTCQAANMPRDLASDTAASALSHWPVQIRLIPATAPFLDKSDLLIVADCAPIAYPDFHRDFIQGRVVMMGCPKFDDRQSYVEKFAEIFRTRSIKSITSVIMEVPCCAGMRSIISEALHKAGKEIPQREYVISARGQILP, from the coding sequence ATGAAGATAAAAAGAAAAATCATAGAAATCGATGAAGAACTTTGCAATGGCTGCGGCCAGTGCGTGACCGGATGCGCGGAAGGAGCCCTGGAGATTATTGGCGGCAAGGCGCGCCTGGTTGCGGAAAAATATTGTGACGGTCTGGGTGCCTGTATCGGCGAGTGTCCGACCGGAGCCTTGCAGATCATTGAACGGACAGCCGATGATTTTGACGAAAAGGCGGTGGAGGAATTTCTCAAGGAAAAAGAACGGCCCGAGAAGAAAAAATCGAGCCCCACATGTTCCTGTCCGTCCGCAACCCTGCAGAGCTTCACCCCACAAAACACATGTCAGGCGGCCAATATGCCGCGCGATCTGGCAAGCGATACGGCAGCATCCGCCCTCAGCCACTGGCCGGTACAGATCAGGCTTATTCCGGCCACCGCCCCCTTTCTCGACAAAAGCGATCTGCTGATTGTGGCCGACTGTGCGCCGATCGCTTATCCTGATTTTCATCGGGATTTCATCCAAGGACGGGTGGTTATGATGGGTTGTCCGAAATTTGATGACCGGCAGAGCTATGTGGAAAAATTTGCGGAAATATTCCGGACCCGATCAATCAAAAGCATCACGTCGGTCATCATGGAGGTGCCTTGCTGCGCCGGCATGCGCAGCATCATCAGCGAAGCGCTGCACAAAGCGGGGAAAGAAATCCCCCAGCGGGAGTATGTCATCAGTGCCAGGGGGCAGATTCTTCCCTGA
- a CDS encoding MBL fold metallo-hydrolase has translation MGALEVKDKIFWVGAVDWNIRDFHGYSTYKGTTYNSFLAMDEKIALFDTVKKPFKNELLHRINKLTDPTKIDYIIVNHVEMDHSGCLPEIVELVKPKKIFCSPMGEKAIQSHFHPKDWPLEVVKSGDTLSLGKKTVHFLETRMLHWPDSMFSYIPEDKLLISSDAFGQHWSTSERFDDEVGQEELMAHAAKYYANILMIFSPNVQKLLQSVKEMNLDIDMIAPDHGLIWRKNPGQILEAYEKWSNYHAEKKVVMVYDTMWHSTEKMAKAICQGLMEEGVSVKLMDLKVNHRSDVVTEILDAKGVLFGSPTLNNGMLPTMADLLTYLKGLRPKRKVGAAFGSFGWSGEAVKHINGYLEEMGIDIIDPGIKVKNVPTHEDFQQCFDLGIKVAQAVKAE, from the coding sequence ATGGGAGCACTGGAGGTAAAAGATAAAATTTTCTGGGTCGGCGCGGTGGACTGGAACATCCGTGATTTTCACGGCTATTCCACCTATAAGGGGACGACGTATAATTCCTTTTTGGCCATGGATGAGAAAATCGCCCTTTTTGACACGGTGAAAAAGCCTTTTAAGAATGAACTGCTGCACCGCATCAATAAGCTGACCGATCCGACCAAGATCGACTATATCATTGTCAACCATGTGGAAATGGATCACTCCGGTTGCTTGCCCGAGATTGTCGAGCTGGTGAAACCTAAAAAAATATTTTGTTCTCCCATGGGAGAAAAGGCGATTCAAAGCCATTTTCATCCCAAGGACTGGCCGCTGGAAGTTGTCAAGTCGGGGGACACTCTCAGTTTGGGGAAGAAAACCGTGCACTTCCTCGAAACGCGAATGCTGCACTGGCCGGACAGCATGTTTTCTTATATCCCGGAAGACAAGCTGCTCATTTCAAGCGACGCATTCGGTCAGCACTGGTCCACGTCGGAACGCTTTGATGACGAGGTCGGTCAAGAAGAACTGATGGCCCATGCCGCCAAGTATTACGCCAATATCCTCATGATTTTTTCTCCCAATGTGCAGAAGCTGCTGCAGTCGGTTAAGGAGATGAACCTCGATATTGATATGATTGCCCCTGACCATGGGCTGATCTGGCGCAAGAATCCCGGCCAAATTCTGGAAGCCTATGAAAAATGGTCCAATTACCACGCGGAAAAGAAAGTGGTGATGGTCTACGATACCATGTGGCACAGTACGGAAAAAATGGCCAAGGCAATCTGCCAGGGGCTCATGGAGGAAGGGGTCAGCGTTAAGCTGATGGATCTCAAGGTGAACCACCGAAGCGATGTGGTCACCGAGATTCTTGATGCCAAGGGTGTTTTGTTCGGCTCGCCGACATTGAACAACGGCATGTTGCCCACCATGGCCGACCTGCTCACCTACCTGAAAGGATTGCGGCCGAAGCGCAAGGTCGGTGCCGCATTCGGTTCCTTCGGCTGGTCCGGCGAGGCGGTGAAGCATATCAATGGCTATCTGGAAGAAATGGGGATTGATATCATTGATCCGGGCATCAAGGTGAAAAACGTGCCCACCCATGAAGATTTTCAACAATGTTTCGATCTCGGGATCAAGGTAGCCCAGGCGGTGAAAGCCGAATAA
- a CDS encoding ferritin: MLSDKMEKALNEQVNWELYSAYFYLSMSSYFESISLSGCAKWMRAQAQEELFHAIKLYDYINERGGRAIMEAVAKPPFQWESPLHVFEEVLRHEQKVTGLINELVNKALDERDHASNIFLQWFVSEQVEEESSVGGVLEKFRLIGDNKSGLFAIDQELGQRVFTPPPPKK; encoded by the coding sequence ATGTTAAGTGATAAAATGGAAAAGGCGTTAAATGAACAGGTGAACTGGGAGCTGTATTCCGCGTATTTCTATCTTTCCATGAGCTCCTATTTTGAGTCAATCAGTCTGTCCGGCTGCGCAAAATGGATGCGCGCCCAGGCCCAGGAAGAGCTGTTTCACGCGATCAAGCTCTATGATTACATTAATGAACGAGGCGGGCGGGCCATCATGGAAGCCGTCGCGAAGCCGCCTTTTCAGTGGGAATCCCCCCTGCATGTTTTTGAAGAGGTGCTGCGGCATGAGCAGAAGGTGACCGGCCTTATCAACGAACTTGTCAACAAGGCACTTGATGAGCGGGATCACGCCTCGAATATTTTTCTGCAGTGGTTTGTTTCCGAGCAGGTGGAGGAAGAGTCGTCAGTCGGCGGCGTCCTTGAGAAGTTCCGGCTGATCGGCGACAACAAGAGCGGATTGTTTGCCATTGATCAGGAGCTCGGCCAAAGGGTTTTTACCCCTCCCCCGCCCAAAAAATAG
- a CDS encoding desulfoferrodoxin, with protein MTKQLQVYKCEVCGNIVEVLHAGAGELVCCGQPMKHLVENTVDASKEKHVPVIEKIDGGYKVKVGSVAHPMEEKHYIEWIDLVIDGNTVQRTFLKPGAAPEASFKTSAKDVAAREYCNVHGLWRA; from the coding sequence ATGACAAAACAGTTGCAAGTCTACAAGTGCGAAGTGTGTGGAAATATTGTTGAAGTACTTCATGCCGGAGCGGGTGAACTGGTTTGCTGCGGCCAGCCGATGAAACATCTGGTTGAAAATACGGTGGATGCCTCCAAGGAAAAGCACGTTCCGGTCATTGAGAAAATAGACGGCGGCTATAAAGTGAAAGTCGGTTCCGTGGCCCATCCCATGGAAGAAAAGCATTATATCGAATGGATTGACCTGGTTATTGACGGGAATACGGTCCAGCGCACCTTCCTCAAGCCCGGTGCAGCTCCGGAGGCGAGCTTCAAGACGAGCGCCAAGGATGTGGCGGCTCGGGAATACTGCAATGTTCATGGTCTGTGGAGAGCCTGA
- a CDS encoding transcriptional repressor — MEAQNKLRMTKQRQVILEELRKVKTHPTADDMYQILRKRMPKISLGTVYRNLEILSDTGIIQKLDVGGTQKRFDGDISIHSHVRCVVCGKVGDIDIAPGYDIEGEAQKMTDFQIIRHRLEFTGFCPACRQKKGKIA; from the coding sequence ATGGAAGCCCAAAACAAACTGCGCATGACCAAACAGCGGCAAGTAATTCTCGAAGAATTACGAAAAGTTAAGACGCACCCGACAGCTGACGACATGTACCAGATTTTACGGAAAAGAATGCCGAAAATCAGCCTGGGAACTGTTTACAGAAATCTCGAGATATTGTCCGACACCGGTATCATTCAAAAACTGGATGTGGGTGGAACCCAGAAAAGATTTGATGGCGACATCAGCATTCATTCACATGTCCGCTGCGTTGTTTGCGGCAAAGTCGGGGATATCGATATCGCCCCCGGCTACGACATCGAAGGCGAGGCGCAGAAGATGACGGATTTTCAGATAATTCGCCATCGACTGGAGTTTACGGGTTTTTGTCCCGCCTGCCGGCAGAAGAAAGGCAAAATCGCGTAA